The genomic region TCTTCAGACACGTTTGCGGAGGACGCGACCATCGTGATATCCTCTTTCGGGATCTCGGCCGTTGCCGGTTCGAACCGGATATCGCCCACGATCTGGTACGTGGTCGAGCCCTGCATGGTCATCGCCGACACTTCTGCCGAATCGAAGATGTAGTTACCCTTCGGAGTCTTGATGACAATACTCTGCACGTCTTCAATCTGCTCGACGTTCATGCCGAGCTTCTTCATCATCGCCTTCATCTGGCGTGGATTGATATTTCCCGGAAGCATCTTTCTCACTACCCTGCCGTACTCTTACCGCTACTCCATAATTAAATGCAAGCATTTCCGCGCCTGATACAACCGCTGCGCCGCAGGCAATCAGGCGATCTCCGCCCGCCA from Methanoregula sp. harbors:
- a CDS encoding nascent polypeptide-associated complex protein, with translation MLPGNINPRQMKAMMKKLGMNVEQIEDVQSIVIKTPKGNYIFDSAEVSAMTMQGSTTYQIVGDIRFEPATAEIPKEDITMVASSANVSEEKAREALVATKGDIAEAIMRLSSS